A genome region from Camelina sativa cultivar DH55 chromosome 10, Cs, whole genome shotgun sequence includes the following:
- the LOC104718511 gene encoding GBF-interacting protein 1-like isoform X2, with translation MGGRGGGGVSNANSAGVPASSRKVVQSLKEIVNCSELEIYAMLVECDMDPDETVSRLLSQDTFHEVKSKREKKKETKDPADSWTRNIPNRGARSGNDSYNTSRGGGNKYNSNETGNAQGVPANRRENGAPRNHWAGSSSSSGVLGRQPLSNSDPPSSEVKKAPTGSNDAVTSSSLPTPAYQSAWASANPGQRTMADIVKMGRPQQQKNVALPRSSEAQESKSKAPLKDEWPSIEKQDVSNQSSSVLEPAAEAKMSADQFSESQHLDETLLDDHHQETKTYPIESPPNADHNPPASVSSRNLVDDDSRDSSVCDDDNNKAERHSYEENGAEDVSASVATGFEQLTIDREEEQEALAKEDKPSVIIPNHLQVHTSECSHLMFGSFGSGIGSGQASGLDEPLEAEDDSSFRHPDTNFYGEEEEQLRNPAATNEQVSYQIDSSTQNYHSPSESETEAVQHEPPQEEGHQYKFSSPADYGYENSQQLNPPSETNPRMQNLDNFPSVMQQGYTSTLPNTLLPSGIQDSRESDLHYSPFPTKYNTAAPSSLSDPAMSMAEALRAASISTQNAMPSAGQQAAALAQHLALNPYSHQPGMPLGPYGNLISYPFMAQSYNPYMASGYQQAFPTGNHQSLAAMLPQYKTQATAPPVPPPSAYGFGGGAASNNNFPLNPTNATNSYEDVLSSQFKDSNHLTSSLQQQNDNSAAWHQGQQPNSRVVPGSGYYSFPGHQNQQPPGFRQAQQLQQQQQQPSQQQQQHFGGHGYVSPYHSQGAMSLDHLHHQHQQQQNARDASKQAQQQLWPNNY, from the exons aTGGGCGGTAGAGGTGGCGGCGGCGTTAGTAACGCGAACAGCGCGGGTGTTCCGGCGTCTTCGAGAAAGGTTGTTCAGAGTTTGAAAGAGATCGTCAACTGTTCTGAGTTAGAGATCTATGCGATGCTAGTTGAGTGCGATATGGATCCTGATGAAACTGTTAGCCGTCTCCTTTCTCaag ATACTTTTCATGAGGTGAAGAGCaaacgagagaagaagaaagag ACCAAAGATCCTGCAGACTCCTGGACGAGGAACATCCCTAATCGCGGAGCTAGAAGTGGTAATGACAGTTACAACACCTCTCGAGGTGGTGGAAACAAGTATAACTCTAATG AGACGGGAAATGCTCAAGGTGTACCTGCAAACAGAAGAGAAAACGGAGCACCACGTAATCATTGGGCtggctcttcttcctcatctggTGTTCTTGGACGCCAACCTTTATCAAACAG TGATCCTCCAAGCTCTGAAGTCAAGAAAGCACCAACGGGATCGAATGATGCAGTAACTTCATCGTCGCTGCCTACTCCTGCTTATCAATCCGCTTGGGCTAGTGCTAACCCCGGGCAAAGAACTATGGCTGATATTGTTAAAATGGGTAGGCCTCAACAGCAGAAGAATGTCGCTTTGCCTCGTTCTTCAGAGGCTCAAGAGAGCAAAAGTAAAGCCCCTTTGAAGGATGAATGGCCTTCAATTGAGAAACAAGATGTTTCTAACCAATCATCCTCTGTCTTGGAACCAGCTGCTGAAGCTAAGATGTCTGCTGACCAGTTTAGTGAGTCTCAACATCTGGATGAGACTCTTTTGGATGACCACCAccaggaaacaaaaacatatccaATTGAGTCTCCTCCTAATGCGGATCACAATCCGCCTGCTTCAGTATCAAGCAGAAatttggttgatgatgattctaGAGACTCCTCAgtttgtgatgatgataataacaAAGCTGAGAGACATTCTTATGAGGAAAATGGAG CCGAAGATGTTTCAGCATCTGTTGCTACCGGTTTTGAGCAACTTACTATagacagagaagaagagcaGGAAGCATTAGCGAAAGAAGACAAACCTTCAGTGATAATCCCCAATCACCTCCAAGTCCATACCTCAGAATGCTCGCACCTAATGTTTGGTAGTTTTGGCTCCGGGATAGGATCTGGTCAAGCTAGTGGCTTGGATGAACCACTAGAAGCAGAGGATGATTCATCATTCAGACATCCCGACACTAACTTCtatggagaggaagaagaacagcTGAGAAATCCTGCTGCTACTAATGAACAAGTGTCCTATCAAATCGATTCAAGTACTCAGAATTACCATTCTCCCTCTGAGTCTGAGACAGAAGCCGTGCAACATGAACCTCCTCAAGAAGAAGGTCATCAGTACAAGTTTTCATCTCCTGCAGATTACGGATATGAAAACAGCCAACAGTTGAATCCTCCATCGGAAACAAATCCTCGAATGCAGAATCTTGACAACTTCCCCAGCGTAATG CAGCAAGGATATACAAGTACGTTACCCAACACTCTACTCCCATCAGGCATTCAAGACTCAAGAGAATCCGATCTTCACTACTCGCCTTTCCCAACGAAATACAACACTGCTGCTCCCTCTTCACTTAGTGATCCAGCAATGTCCATGGCCGAG GCACTGAGAGCTGCGAGTATTTCTACTCAAAACGCAATGCCCAGTGCAGGACAACAAGCAGCAGCTCTTGCACAACACCTTGCCTTAAACCCATACTCTCATCAGCCCGGGATGCCTTTAGGGCCTTATGGTAATTTGATAAGCTATCCGTTCATGGCACAAAGTTACAACCCTTACATGGCTTCAGGTTATCAGCAAGCGTTCCCCACTGGTAATCATCAGTCCTTAGCTGCTATGCTTCCGCAATACAAAACTCAAGCAACCGCTCCTCCTGTTCCTCCTCCCTCTGCCTACGGCTTTGGAGGTGGCGCCGCTTCAAATAACAACTTCCCTTTGAATCCCACAAATGCTACAAACTCGTACGAGGATGTCTTGAGCTCACAGTTTAAGGATAGCAATCATTTGACATCATCACTTCAGCAGCAG AACGATAACTCAGCAGCATGGCATCAAGGTCAACAACCCAACTCGCGAGTGGTTCCAGGAAGTGGATATTACAGCTTCCCAGGTCATCAGAATCAGCAGCCTCCTGGTTTCCGTCAAGCCCAACAactgcagcagcagcaacagcagccgtctcaacagcaacaacagcatTTTGGAG GACATGGCTATGTCAGTCCTTACCATTCACAAGGTGCAATGTCATTAGACCATCTCCAtcaccaacaccaacaacaacaaaacgcTAGAGACGCGTCTAAACAGGCCCAGCAACAGTTATGGCCCAACAACTACTGA
- the LOC104718511 gene encoding GBF-interacting protein 1-like isoform X1, whose protein sequence is MGGRGGGGVSNANSAGVPASSRKVVQSLKEIVNCSELEIYAMLVECDMDPDETVSRLLSQDTFHEVKSKREKKKETKDPADSWTRNIPNRGARSGNDSYNTSRGGGNKYNSNETGNAQGVPANRRENGAPRNHWAGSSSSSGVLGRQPLSNSDPPSSEVKKAPTGSNDAVTSSSLPTPAYQSAWASANPGQRTMADIVKMGRPQQQKNVALPRSSEAQESKSKAPLKDEWPSIEKQDVSNQSSSVLEPAAEAKMSADQFSESQHLDETLLDDHHQETKTYPIESPPNADHNPPASVSSRNLVDDDSRDSSVCDDDNNKAERHSYEENGAEDVSASVATGFEQLTIDREEEQEALAKEDKPSVIIPNHLQVHTSECSHLMFGSFGSGIGSGQASGLDEPLEAEDDSSFRHPDTNFYGEEEEQLRNPAATNEQVSYQIDSSTQNYHSPSESETEAVQHEPPQEEGHQYKFSSPADYGYENSQQLNPPSETNPRMQNLDNFPSVMQQGYTSTLPNTLLPSGIQDSRESDLHYSPFPTKYNTAAPSSLSDPAMSMAEALRAASISTQNAMPSAGQQAAALAQHLALNPYSHQPGMPLGPYGNLISYPFMAQSYNPYMASGYQQAFPTGNHQSLAAMLPQYKTQATAPPVPPPSAYGFGGGAASNNNFPLNPTNATNSYEDVLSSQFKDSNHLTSSLQQQNDNSAAWHQGQQPNSRVVPGSGYYSFPGHQNQQPPGFRQAQQLQQQQQQPSQQQQQHFGGHGYVSPYHSQGAMSLDHLHHQHQQQQNARDASKQAQQQLWPNNY, encoded by the exons aTGGGCGGTAGAGGTGGCGGCGGCGTTAGTAACGCGAACAGCGCGGGTGTTCCGGCGTCTTCGAGAAAGGTTGTTCAGAGTTTGAAAGAGATCGTCAACTGTTCTGAGTTAGAGATCTATGCGATGCTAGTTGAGTGCGATATGGATCCTGATGAAACTGTTAGCCGTCTCCTTTCTCaag ATACTTTTCATGAGGTGAAGAGCaaacgagagaagaagaaagag ACCAAAGATCCTGCAGACTCCTGGACGAGGAACATCCCTAATCGCGGAGCTAGAAGTGGTAATGACAGTTACAACACCTCTCGAGGTGGTGGAAACAAGTATAACTCTAATG AGACGGGAAATGCTCAAGGTGTACCTGCAAACAGAAGAGAAAACGGAGCACCACGTAATCATTGGGCtggctcttcttcctcatctggTGTTCTTGGACGCCAACCTTTATCAAACAG TGATCCTCCAAGCTCTGAAGTCAAGAAAGCACCAACGGGATCGAATGATGCAGTAACTTCATCGTCGCTGCCTACTCCTGCTTATCAATCCGCTTGGGCTAGTGCTAACCCCGGGCAAAGAACTATGGCTGATATTGTTAAAATGGGTAGGCCTCAACAGCAGAAGAATGTCGCTTTGCCTCGTTCTTCAGAGGCTCAAGAGAGCAAAAGTAAAGCCCCTTTGAAGGATGAATGGCCTTCAATTGAGAAACAAGATGTTTCTAACCAATCATCCTCTGTCTTGGAACCAGCTGCTGAAGCTAAGATGTCTGCTGACCAGTTTAGTGAGTCTCAACATCTGGATGAGACTCTTTTGGATGACCACCAccaggaaacaaaaacatatccaATTGAGTCTCCTCCTAATGCGGATCACAATCCGCCTGCTTCAGTATCAAGCAGAAatttggttgatgatgattctaGAGACTCCTCAgtttgtgatgatgataataacaAAGCTGAGAGACATTCTTATGAGGAAAATGGAG CCGAAGATGTTTCAGCATCTGTTGCTACCGGTTTTGAGCAACTTACTATagacagagaagaagagcaGGAAGCATTAGCGAAAGAAGACAAACCTTCAGTGATAATCCCCAATCACCTCCAAGTCCATACCTCAGAATGCTCGCACCTAATGTTTGGTAGTTTTGGCTCCGGGATAGGATCTGGTCAAGCTAGTGGCTTGGATGAACCACTAGAAGCAGAGGATGATTCATCATTCAGACATCCCGACACTAACTTCtatggagaggaagaagaacagcTGAGAAATCCTGCTGCTACTAATGAACAAGTGTCCTATCAAATCGATTCAAGTACTCAGAATTACCATTCTCCCTCTGAGTCTGAGACAGAAGCCGTGCAACATGAACCTCCTCAAGAAGAAGGTCATCAGTACAAGTTTTCATCTCCTGCAGATTACGGATATGAAAACAGCCAACAGTTGAATCCTCCATCGGAAACAAATCCTCGAATGCAGAATCTTGACAACTTCCCCAGCGTAATG CAGCAAGGATATACAAGTACGTTACCCAACACTCTACTCCCATCAGGCATTCAAGACTCAAGAGAATCCGATCTTCACTACTCGCCTTTCCCAACGAAATACAACACTGCTGCTCCCTCTTCACTTAGTGATCCAGCAATGTCCATGGCCGAG GCACTGAGAGCTGCGAGTATTTCTACTCAAAACGCAATGCCCAGTGCAGGACAACAAGCAGCAGCTCTTGCACAACACCTTGCCTTAAACCCATACTCTCATCAGCCCGGGATGCCTTTAGGGCCTTATGGTAATTTGATAAGCTATCCGTTCATGGCACAAAGTTACAACCCTTACATGGCTTCAGGTTATCAGCAAGCGTTCCCCACTGGTAATCATCAGTCCTTAGCTGCTATGCTTCCGCAATACAAAACTCAAGCAACCGCTCCTCCTGTTCCTCCTCCCTCTGCCTACGGCTTTGGAGGTGGCGCCGCTTCAAATAACAACTTCCCTTTGAATCCCACAAATGCTACAAACTCGTACGAGGATGTCTTGAGCTCACAGTTTAAGGATAGCAATCATTTGACATCATCACTTCAGCAGCAG AACGATAACTCAGCAGCATGGCATCAAGGTCAACAACCCAACTCGCGAGTGGTTCCAGGAAGTGGATATTACAGCTTCCCAGGTCATCAGAATCAGCAGCCTCCTGGTTTCCGTCAAGCCCAACAactgcagcagcagcaacagcagccgtctcaacagcaacaacagcatTTTGGAGGACATGGCTATGTCAGTCCTTACCATTCACAAGGTGCAATGTCATTAGACCATCTCCAtcaccaacaccaacaacaacaaaacgcTAGAGACGCGTCTAAACAGGCCCAGCAACAGTTATGGCCCAACAACTACTGA
- the LOC104718511 gene encoding probable serine/threonine-protein kinase yakA isoform X3, giving the protein MGGRGGGGVSNANSAGVPASSRKVVQSLKEIVNCSELEIYAMLVECDMDPDETVSRLLSQDTFHEVKSKREKKKETKDPADSWTRNIPNRGARSGNDSYNTSRGGGNKYNSNETGNAQGVPANRRENGAPRNHWAGSSSSSGVLGRQPLSNSDPPSSEVKKAPTGSNDAVTSSSLPTPAYQSAWASANPGQRTMADIVKMGRPQQQKNVALPRSSEAQESKSKAPLKDEWPSIEKQDVSNQSSSVLEPAAEAKMSADQFSESQHLDETLLDDHHQETKTYPIESPPNADHNPPASVSSRNLVDDDSRDSSVCDDDNNKAERHSYEENGAEDVSASVATGFEQLTIDREEEQEALAKEDKPSVIIPNHLQVHTSECSHLMFGSFGSGIGSGQASGLDEPLEAEDDSSFRHPDTNFYGEEEEQLRNPAATNEQVSYQIDSSTQNYHSPSESETEAVQHEPPQEEGHQYKFSSPADYGYENSQQLNPPSETNPRMQNLDNFPSVMQGYTSTLPNTLLPSGIQDSRESDLHYSPFPTKYNTAAPSSLSDPAMSMAEALRAASISTQNAMPSAGQQAAALAQHLALNPYSHQPGMPLGPYGNLISYPFMAQSYNPYMASGYQQAFPTGNHQSLAAMLPQYKTQATAPPVPPPSAYGFGGGAASNNNFPLNPTNATNSYEDVLSSQFKDSNHLTSSLQQQNDNSAAWHQGQQPNSRVVPGSGYYSFPGHQNQQPPGFRQAQQLQQQQQQPSQQQQQHFGGHGYVSPYHSQGAMSLDHLHHQHQQQQNARDASKQAQQQLWPNNY; this is encoded by the exons aTGGGCGGTAGAGGTGGCGGCGGCGTTAGTAACGCGAACAGCGCGGGTGTTCCGGCGTCTTCGAGAAAGGTTGTTCAGAGTTTGAAAGAGATCGTCAACTGTTCTGAGTTAGAGATCTATGCGATGCTAGTTGAGTGCGATATGGATCCTGATGAAACTGTTAGCCGTCTCCTTTCTCaag ATACTTTTCATGAGGTGAAGAGCaaacgagagaagaagaaagag ACCAAAGATCCTGCAGACTCCTGGACGAGGAACATCCCTAATCGCGGAGCTAGAAGTGGTAATGACAGTTACAACACCTCTCGAGGTGGTGGAAACAAGTATAACTCTAATG AGACGGGAAATGCTCAAGGTGTACCTGCAAACAGAAGAGAAAACGGAGCACCACGTAATCATTGGGCtggctcttcttcctcatctggTGTTCTTGGACGCCAACCTTTATCAAACAG TGATCCTCCAAGCTCTGAAGTCAAGAAAGCACCAACGGGATCGAATGATGCAGTAACTTCATCGTCGCTGCCTACTCCTGCTTATCAATCCGCTTGGGCTAGTGCTAACCCCGGGCAAAGAACTATGGCTGATATTGTTAAAATGGGTAGGCCTCAACAGCAGAAGAATGTCGCTTTGCCTCGTTCTTCAGAGGCTCAAGAGAGCAAAAGTAAAGCCCCTTTGAAGGATGAATGGCCTTCAATTGAGAAACAAGATGTTTCTAACCAATCATCCTCTGTCTTGGAACCAGCTGCTGAAGCTAAGATGTCTGCTGACCAGTTTAGTGAGTCTCAACATCTGGATGAGACTCTTTTGGATGACCACCAccaggaaacaaaaacatatccaATTGAGTCTCCTCCTAATGCGGATCACAATCCGCCTGCTTCAGTATCAAGCAGAAatttggttgatgatgattctaGAGACTCCTCAgtttgtgatgatgataataacaAAGCTGAGAGACATTCTTATGAGGAAAATGGAG CCGAAGATGTTTCAGCATCTGTTGCTACCGGTTTTGAGCAACTTACTATagacagagaagaagagcaGGAAGCATTAGCGAAAGAAGACAAACCTTCAGTGATAATCCCCAATCACCTCCAAGTCCATACCTCAGAATGCTCGCACCTAATGTTTGGTAGTTTTGGCTCCGGGATAGGATCTGGTCAAGCTAGTGGCTTGGATGAACCACTAGAAGCAGAGGATGATTCATCATTCAGACATCCCGACACTAACTTCtatggagaggaagaagaacagcTGAGAAATCCTGCTGCTACTAATGAACAAGTGTCCTATCAAATCGATTCAAGTACTCAGAATTACCATTCTCCCTCTGAGTCTGAGACAGAAGCCGTGCAACATGAACCTCCTCAAGAAGAAGGTCATCAGTACAAGTTTTCATCTCCTGCAGATTACGGATATGAAAACAGCCAACAGTTGAATCCTCCATCGGAAACAAATCCTCGAATGCAGAATCTTGACAACTTCCCCAGCGTAATG CAAGGATATACAAGTACGTTACCCAACACTCTACTCCCATCAGGCATTCAAGACTCAAGAGAATCCGATCTTCACTACTCGCCTTTCCCAACGAAATACAACACTGCTGCTCCCTCTTCACTTAGTGATCCAGCAATGTCCATGGCCGAG GCACTGAGAGCTGCGAGTATTTCTACTCAAAACGCAATGCCCAGTGCAGGACAACAAGCAGCAGCTCTTGCACAACACCTTGCCTTAAACCCATACTCTCATCAGCCCGGGATGCCTTTAGGGCCTTATGGTAATTTGATAAGCTATCCGTTCATGGCACAAAGTTACAACCCTTACATGGCTTCAGGTTATCAGCAAGCGTTCCCCACTGGTAATCATCAGTCCTTAGCTGCTATGCTTCCGCAATACAAAACTCAAGCAACCGCTCCTCCTGTTCCTCCTCCCTCTGCCTACGGCTTTGGAGGTGGCGCCGCTTCAAATAACAACTTCCCTTTGAATCCCACAAATGCTACAAACTCGTACGAGGATGTCTTGAGCTCACAGTTTAAGGATAGCAATCATTTGACATCATCACTTCAGCAGCAG AACGATAACTCAGCAGCATGGCATCAAGGTCAACAACCCAACTCGCGAGTGGTTCCAGGAAGTGGATATTACAGCTTCCCAGGTCATCAGAATCAGCAGCCTCCTGGTTTCCGTCAAGCCCAACAactgcagcagcagcaacagcagccgtctcaacagcaacaacagcatTTTGGAGGACATGGCTATGTCAGTCCTTACCATTCACAAGGTGCAATGTCATTAGACCATCTCCAtcaccaacaccaacaacaacaaaacgcTAGAGACGCGTCTAAACAGGCCCAGCAACAGTTATGGCCCAACAACTACTGA